ACTGAGGACAGTCTCAAGTTTATGTGCGAAGTCCTCATCATCTATATTCCCTTGGAAAGCAATGAAGACTGTAGAATCTTCCTCCTGATCAAAACCAACTTGCTCCTTGACTTCATACTCTtttgtttcactgtttttatgGCAGCTGTCAGCATCCTCTCCTGCATCCTCTCCAACACCGGAGTCCCTGTCCGATTCATTATCAGGCTCCATGTACTCTGTCTTCTGGGCCATCTCAGGTAGGGTATGTCGGTGTGCCATCCTCCACTCGTGCTAGGAGTGGCGTCTGAACCGTTTTACGCTGCAAACGCATattacaaaaacacagattaCACCATCATCTTCTAACAGCTAGCTACCATGAAACTACAATAATAAAGTGGAAAGCCATAACTGACTGACACAGCGCAGATACTGTATAATtgaattttatattaaaaacaagattaaaatgaGACCATCTAAAACTTaacattacaattttttttcttcgtaAAACTGCTTCAATCAACAAATGACATGACAGGTAAATACAGTTAACACATCAGCGTGTGACACTACAAGCCGGTGGTCGTCAGTCTTTCAATGGATTACAAAGTTTTCTATTAGTTTTCTATCATAGAAAGGTTAGTTTGACATCTACTAACGCTAGTTAAGAGTAACGAGAGTATAAATCCCGAGCCAAACACGGTGGTCAGCTTGGTTAAAATGATCGGCCCAAGGAAGACCACGGGCCTCCACGCAAATTTAAGCTAACATACAGCGAACAAAATCTGCAAAGTGAACTTTCATATCCCAGTTTCCTATAGTATTATGCATATTCAGTGTAAATACATGTGcaaacaaagtttaaatgtgAGAATTAGTCGTTAGTGACACCACAATGAAAGAGGATAAAAGGAACACCAAAGCGGTTCCTGTTTGCTTATATGAAAGCTCCTGTTAGCAAATGTTAGCTACGTTAGCCAAACAGCACAGCACGTAATTAATCACGAATGCATTCAAGCACTGCCTCTTAGCTTACTCGATAGTTTACTTTAACTTCATTCATATTATTAGCGAACAATgcatatgaaaagaaaaagtcttacCACATATAATCATCAGAAAATAATTTGAACCAGTCGAAATCTGCTCGCTAGACTGGCTAACAAAACATGAATCTCATCAACAGTTCAGCAGGACGAAACGCAACTTCCGGTAGTGGTTTTCAGAAGAAAGGTGAGGAGGGTGCAGCTCTGACATCAAAAGTAACTCaattaaaatatccatcactttataacaatgcttcttggcaatTATTCTTATACcgttggaaagtctgtttatttcctttttcaaaTGTGTCACATTTATAAGCATTTGCGGTTTGAGCAGCAGAATTTGAGTCTCTGGGTGGCACCCATGAGTTACCAAACCTTGTCTGCCAATGTCAAACGGCTTTTTCTGCATTGGACTCATGTTTTGAGCTTTTGGTACCCCAAATGCTGACAATCCACTACCTGAGTAGCAGCACCTGTGACTTGCAACAGTGGTCAGTTGGATTTAAGGTCAAAGTGTAGAGAAGAATACCATGCTGATTGCAGTAATAGGCTAAGTTTTTGGTGGAGgtagtgtgatggtgtgggtgCTATCTCCCTCACTGGAAAAACATGGTCTGTCATCATTTTAGGAAATCTCAATGCAGAGGGATATCAAGACGAGATTGTGCAAACAGTGGCAACCCTATTAACTTTACAGATGACAATACTCTGGGAGTTAATCAGAGACTACCTCCAGAATTTGAGAGTGGAGAGGATGGcatggcctgcctgcagtcctcaCCTCAACCTCACTGAACACCTGTGGATCAGCATCAAGTGTGCTGTTTGTGCCAGAGTGAGGATGGAATAATCTTCACTCCGGCACACAACCACAATGGCTCACTTGTGACTGCTAATATTGTTCAGAGGAGGGCGCAGAAAACTCTGAGGATGAGGTGGAGGTCCCAGGCTGTTGTAGCTGTGTATGGATCCTCCACCACAAATTTCCTCATCCAGCAGTTGTTAAAGTCAACCaatgtggttttgtttgttgctcTAGTACAAATAGCATGCCCACACTAATTCCAGAAATGTTCAAtgaggttgaggtctggacaaCAGGCCTTTCCATCCTCTTTCCAGAATCTCTTTCCAATATGTTTGTCAGTTAGGTGCCAGTCATATCCTGTAAATGGTACACACCTGGCAGCACTATTCtaaaaacaagagtgaataccaaccactaaacacacatttagctgtgttgtttCTTCCACAAGTTCACAATCCTTAGAAGTTATATTTCATTGTAAAGGTGACAGATCAGGCTTTTCaacaatgtataatacaacaccagaTGGCATTACTAAAAGGGAGAAGTAATCAACCAAATAAAACGTTCCTTACTTAAGTTTACATTAGCTTAACTTTTGAAGTGCAATTAACACACAGCAGGTATGGAAAACAATCAGAGAAACATTTATCTTTGTATATgtgcaaataatttatttactagGTTTGAgtaattatgatttttttttatgaaaatcagaTACAAATGCACAATGGGATCAAACATCAGATGTGCAAACGTTTGCCTTAAGGCATGGTACTCTAAAGGTACAGAGGATAAGCATCAACAGTCATATTGCAATGGTTACCAACAACAGACGATAAGGTAAAGAAGCTATTTGATCAGTCTAAATTGGCATTTTTAAGTGAGTGCAAAGTTCTACACAagctgtttgcttttattttaaatatacaatataacaAAATTTCATAAgtgcacaaaaataaacacagcatcGGTTTCTTAAAAGTGATGACTGAATTTACTAACAGCACGAATAATATATGCAGCCAAACATGTTCATACTAAAATAGACATTACATTCAATCCAATTTGATGAAATCCAGTTATTTCCATTATTATAACAAGTATAACctgctctaaaaaaaagaaaagaaaaaaatacttcattCAATGCTGAGAACAAAATCATGCAGCGACTTATATttccaaaatatttttctaattaattgttatgtgtatttaaatataatacacATTAAATCATGCTTCTGGAAAAATTATATTAAGATGTGAAGGTCTTATCGCATTTCCATTTATCATGTTTGGTGTCAGTAAGATGTTAGTGATAATGTGGTCCCAAGGAGTCACTGACTGTAATACTTAAAGCTCCAGCAGTTTTACCAAACATCTAATCACAGCGACACAACATGACAAGCAGAGCAGAGGAGATGTGTTCAGTTTAGGACAGTCGTGTTCAGGTAGCATGATGCAAGACTTAATTCCCGGTCTAAATATTTAAAGGAGATCTTAGGTGTTATTTAGTGTAATGGTGAAATGCAGTGAAAGTTTAAAAGGTGGTTCAGATACACTGCACACTATCCATGTTGGACTTCCTGGTCTGggatcctttttgttttttttcatgacaaCCCATTCTTGCAAAGAATGCATTTAGTTTCCAGTAATTCATCTCAGGATTCCTGACTTTACACTCACAAATAGTTGTAATTAGCTGCTGCTCACAATAAtgtgaaaacagcttttcttCACATCAACCAAGTAAAACCATGCTCAGAGAGGCCTCACTTTTCTTCTGTGCCCTCCTCTGAAACTAGCAGCAGACTTTAAAGCGCTTCATGGACGtacactttaaatgttttatacacTGACCGGACGGTTCTTGAGACGGTGAATGAGGGTACTGCATACTTGGCATGTAAAGTGATGCGACTTTTAAGTATTTAGtgtgagtaaatgaataatctAAGAGGATTCCCATCAGATTCCTGCTCAGAGAACGTTCCAtgtcttttaaaagtttttttccctctcaaaCAGCACTTTGGCTGTTAGATTTAGATGAATGTATTAGCTTGGTGCATTAGTTGATCAGTAGCTTCATTTTTTCCCTTCTTGACAACCTGTTAGTCTTACCCCTTCAATCTTATGTGAGTATTAGAAGGAGGGCTGTGCTAAGGCATGTTAGACATAGTAAGGGCGGAAGCATCAGCACTCCGGGGGTCCTTCACACCAATGATGAGGTCGTTAGTTCTCCGTGTACCTTCCACCAATGAAAGAATATCCATCTTCTCAACTTTGTGCCCTTTGGCTTGCAGCAGCGCCACATCGTCCTCTAAAAACTCAGCTATtgaagagacagaagaagagagaggatattgtgaagtgagaagaTGAAATTGGGGATGAAAACACATGTGAAACTgaatagaatatttttttttttacccgcCATTCAAATGCAACACCTTCTTCTATTTTTCAAAGCAGGTGCAGCCATCACAGTATGTTTTGATGAAGATTTAGTaattcagacattaaaaaaacattctgaatAGAGGTTGATTTCGTTCTTCAGAGCTGCAAACATTTCAACCTCTGTACTGTGCAGACTATTCTCCTCGCTGCAGAGGAATACTGTATCAACCAAGATATTTTACTGTGGTAACTGTACACCTGAcacctgtgtttttgttttccaggcTTACTGCCTACTCTGTTTTACATGGATCCTTCTTTATCTGTGAGGTTaatacaaaatgtttacaacagGAAACGGGAACTGGGCGAGTCAGAACGAGTGTAGGGAACATTTTGTTTCTCAACTTATGATATATGCTAGAAAACAACTACTGAAAACATGTGAAGAGACCGCCAACAATATAGTATTTAATACTGCAGAGACCCAAAGCTATATACTTGGCAAAGCTAATTTTTCTATGATGTGACAAAACTCAATAATTTAGTTACAGCTTTGCagacattaaaaattaaatgtctctTTTAAGTTTGGACTAATCTGCATAATAAAGAACAAGAAGGGGGAACTCACAGTCCACCAGCAGGGTGTTGGGCTGCAGCTGTGGGTGGAGTCTCCCATATGCCAAACTGTCACTCATGTTTTTACGTGAAGACAGGACATTCATCAGTACCTGTGCAGGATCAtaataaaacagcacaaataaatTAACGTTCaggaagacaaataaaaaattttcaCTGTATGAgaccaaaattaaaaatgaaaaaaacctgTGTGATGCCACTGAGAGCTCTCTCCCCATTGGAAGATCCAACAGCCACATAAGTGCCACATAACCCCATAGCTGGCCTTACTGCTGTGGGCATAAGGAAAGACATGGGTCTCTTCCCAGGATGGAGACTGTTATGCTACAgcaaaatggaaagaaagatgAGAACCAAGGGCAGCTACAAAAATCCGTTAATAAGAGAGCATCTGATAACGAATTAAAGATGAAGGTAGAAATTACAGGGTTAGGTGATGAGCTCAGTGTTTTATTTGGCCATGAGAAGTCCAGAATCTGGCTGTTCAAAAGGATTCCTGAAGGAGTCACTATGCCACTGCCGAATGGTTTGTTCAGGGAGCTAAAAAAAACGTTTCAATTTTCAATTATATCAATCAACACTTTTTTTTGATACACAACTtgtcattcatttaaaacatcAGATACCTCATGACTGACACGATGTGGTCATCTGGACCCATGACCGTGACCTGGGCAGCTGTAGCACCATCCTCCAGGGTAAAGGATAAAGTGTAATGGCTGACAGGGAATGCCTGAGAATCATTGATCATCTGGCGGAGTAGAGAGGCCTGTGATTTACTAGGAGATGAAAATACCAAAGTTCAATGACATTATCTTATTAAACTGGAAATGAATTTATGCATTAAACAAGTAATTGTGTTAGTTCTTAGAGGAGTGATTTCTACCTTAACATCTTGGCGACAATCTCTAAAACAGAGGTGTCATACATGGGGTCTCCAAGCCCACTAGCCAGACCCAGAGCAATCTTCACAGCCTGGGAGATTATTGAAAAATTAAcatatgaacaaacaaaaaacaaaacaaaaaactttgcAGACTGTAAAAGGAATCTTTCTTATGTGATGCAGTCAGTTTCTTACTACAGACTGTGGTCAAAGTGCTTTCAGTTTGGAGGAGAGAGGACTTGTGACAGGGGAGTTTAACAAACAGCTACTCTGAACAAGGACACCAGAAGAGCCAGTTTGTCACCATCTCATACAACTCAAACTTTAATAAGTTCAAGTTCAGCGAATGCTGCACATTATGAATTTTACAATGCATTAATTTAGCATCAATTAATTAGTTTATCCCTATTTTCTTGACCAAAGAATATCCAGGTGTTTCTGCATCATTGCATGAACAGTAGCTAAGCAACGTGTTCTACTACTGATCAGCACTGACTGACAATTCTGCTGCTGTGTACTGTTTTCATCTTTGTGCCTTTTAAGGCGTCACTTTTCCTAAATGATGCCCAAACGAAGccggtactgcagttttaaagagGTTTCAGAGGTTTCACACCTCACACACACCGTTTTTTGTTCATTCTGAGACACcacagtaaaaatggtggcacaaatatggcagccgCCATGTTTGTAGATCCATGGCaaatagatataaatggctcattctaagagagtAAAAGCATAACagtttagtaaagtgattagataccaataaaaacacagtttttaattatatataatttaattctGTCATtgacttttgattttgttacaagCACATCTTTAAGTTGTTTTAGATGGAGAaaattcactcttttttttgGCCCAGTTATGAATAGCCTTTCTTTTAATACCCCTGTCAGAATTCCCCACTTTCAATTCTCAAAACCAAGAATGCACTGACTGATGTCTGTGGCAGGTTGCACACAGTAAATATCCCTTTAAAATCATACAGTGGTGAAACAGTTGTTGTACTACCTCCGCAATCCAGTGGTAGGTGCTGCTTCTGGGCAACTGGCTTGTAATGTTGTAGCCTTCAAGGATGTTAAGTGCAGTGATCAAGGCCACACCTGCATGTGGGGCTGGGGCTGCCATCACATGATGACCTTTAGAAACACCAACAGGTCataagatgaaagaaagaattgtttctatcttttttctttcttttttttaaatgctgtgtATTAAGTATTTCTGTAAGCTCACCAACAGTGCTAAGAGTATAGAAAGTTTACAATAGTACAATACAGATAGAATATAAAACAATCCACAGAACATGACAAAGTCAATATGATatgaaaagaaactttaaaaagtaagaACTTCAGTAACAGGTGGATCAATAAAACAATGTAAGGAATGAAAACATAAAGcatttatgttatatttattgtcattgtatcGTTGGAGCAATACAGCTAAATTATATTGGCAGTGGTCAGTcaagcagcagagaaacagtagactttttaatctctgctgctTGACTGCCAACATAATTTGGTTGcatacaatgacaataaaagcttCTTCCTCTTCTATATAACTACTATAAACAATATGAGTTATCATCTGTTTCCACCTTTCCACTTTTGATACCATTAAGTACAAAATGAAGGCACAGAGGAATACTGGACAAGTGATCCAGGACAGGCCAAGTCTTGCTGACCTTACCCTGATAAGTGGTTTCTGCTGGCTTTTGTATTACTGTGCTGTAGTTTCCAATGTCATCCTCTGTGAGCACACCAGCTCTTGCTTGGACCTATCAATGACAAAGGTACAAGAAATGTTTATATTGtgcttttagttgtttatttatattttgttttccccTGATAGTTTTTCTGGAAGGTGTTACCTTTTGTGAAACAAGCAGTCAACCCCATGTCTGAGCATTTCCATCTTAGAATTGCAGTTCAATAAGAGTCTACAGATCATGAGTTGAACTATCAGGGTTTCATATATAACAAACTAATAAACCCAGTCCTGTCTGGACGAGGCTGGGTGGGGCTAACTTTACAGGACAGGAAAAGGTTTTTCCATTGTTTGTATTTAGCTATGTACTAACAAAAGACCTACTCAGCGGTCATGCTGTTTTGACACAAAGAACTAACCAAAACAGGTGTGGCTTAGTAACATATAGGTATTAAATTTTTCTAAACAGCGAACAAGCATGGTGACTTAATAAATCACAAAACCTTAAAAGCTGAAATGTTAGTAAAAACAGACTTGAGTGTTTTTGGGGTTAAAGTGATCTGCAGTGGAGGTcatgcagaattcatgaatGCTTATATAAGATTCTTTCTTACTGCAGCTGCCATTTCCTGCGCCACATTCCCAGTGTAGAACTCTGAGATCCCTTTAACCGCAACAGCATCCAAAACGGTTGCCAAATCAAGCCGTCGAGTAAACAGTCCAGGAAGAGGAGCCTGGCCATTAGGGAGGAATAAATCCCGAAATGCACCTGACATGTTTTGGTCCTTAATTTTAGAAAGAGCTTCAGCTGTGGAGAAAGAAACGAGAGCTAAAAAATTAGCATCACTTCACCTCATGTTGTTTGTGAACATAGAGGCTGTGTAATAAAGTTGTTAATATCTGCAGGAAAAGTGACAATACAAACAGCAACTTCCCCCAGTAATTTCACAAGACAGTACTCTATATTTACCTAAGTCATGAGTCACATTAAATCCATTTCTGGCCACATCTGCTGCCATGGTAACCACATTCTTCCATGACATCCTGATGAAATCAAAGATTATGTAAGTCAATTTCAGTTGAAACACTAATAAtccattaatattttataatgaCTGTAATTGAATTGATCAACAACGATATTTATAGAGCTGTTGTGATGCCTCTTAACAACTGAAAAACATGATAATAACCCAGCATTTCAGTAATTATAGCGGAACAAGAAACACCACCTCTTCCAGAGACAACGCTTGTTGTACTTTAACTATGCAGTCTCACAACTTAAGATCTGAAAACTAAGGCTCAAAATATCAGCACTGTTTTTTCTTACTTAAAAAGCAGAAACCATTAAATAAACTCTTATACTCAGTTTAATCTATTGGAAAAACTGAAGTAAGGGAATGTGACAGTGAATTCTAACAAcataagagaagaaaagaatgtAGAAGGTGCAGAACTGCAAACTATTAATAGCACATGAAAAAGAGAGTCGTATATAATGACTGTTACACTACCTgccatagagctgatgtgcctgaTGCATCCCACTGAGCATGCCTGGAACTCCTACAAGCAGGCCAAcctgaaaagcaaaaaaataacaatgtgCATGTTAAACGCAGTACAAACTCTCCTGTAGTTTCTCACAggtaaaagaaaatggaaaattccTTACTTTCAGATTGAGATTTGTCAGCAGCATGTTTTCATGGATGGCAGATGGAGCGGTCTCTCTGAAGTCAATGACCCTTGTCTCATTCTTCCTGATGTCATGCACCAACATAACACCACCTCTAAACATCAACAGAGCACAAAGATGGCTTCTTTATCTACATTTAAGAAAGTCAGTGCACTTGAGTGGAAAATCGGTTTAGcttaagtcatttttttaaaactcaccCTCCTATACCAGAGGTGTGAGGATGGACAATTCCCAGACAGAGGGCAGAAGCAATGGCAGCGTCAACACTGGACCCCTGCTTCCCCAAAATGTCAAACCCAAGAGATGTGCACTGAGCAACATCTGTAACCACTGCTCCTTGGTTGAAGACcttattagaaaaaaacaaaacagaaaataaaacaaaaacaaacaatgaaaacaaaagaacaagcAGAAGAAAGATTTAGTacttaaaacagaagaagaggtTTATGTGCGAAGACAAAAGCAAATCTTATAATGACTCATTAGAGAGAAGCAAACTATTGCAACATGTTTAAGTAATGCtacaacagcagaaaacaaacatccacCCTTACTTGTGGATCTCCAAAATAGATCTGCATGATGAGAGCCACAGTAACCCCTGTAGCAAAGGTAAGACAGGCTGTGATGATGACGGTCAGTCCATCTCGTTGACAGGCGCAGCCCTCATTAAAGGGGTCTGTGCTGGTCTCCCGAAGTGATGCAATGTCATGGCTGGCCAAGTCTGACGCTGAGGAGGGAAGACGCTGGAGGCGAGCTGACTTCAGAAACAGATCTGGATCTGAGATGTgtgaagtgcaaaacaaaactTAGACTTAATTGAGGAAAACAGAGcaccaacaattaaaaaaagaaaactcaatattttagtttagtttattcagAGAAAAAGTCCAATTCTGAGTTCTGTATGACTGACTGTGACCTATTCTACCTATGGAAGACTGTAATCAACCAGGTTAATTCCTCTGGAATCTATAGCCACAGCACAGTGTTTGAGAAAGGACTGACCTGTATCCTGCTCACTCAGGACATTGTCATCTTCCTTGCGGGATTTCAGTGTGTTTTCCCCAGATGTCACATCATCCTCTGGCAGCCTGGGGAAGCTGGTAATACTCATGTAGTCCACCGGAGAGTAGGCACTCCCCAAAGTTGTCTCTGGATTTGCATCTTTGTCCACCACACCTCCACTCGGGAATGCTGCTACAACTTCTGGAGCAGGATTGTGCATGACTACTGTTAATACTGCAGTCACACAGTTATCTAAATCGGTGCGATGTGATACGAGTTAGCCCAGGATATCCATGTTTCCAAGAATGAGTTTCTGACACGGTTAGCCACTTTATAGCTAATGTtaatcagaaaaagaaaaggagaaaatatgtACCATCCCTTTATGTACCACCAGTATTGCTGTGGCAATGGAACATTACCGCGTCTCCTACAGAAGATCCCTTAATGTCCCATTATATCGCAATACTCCTGCAGGGATTTGTAGTTTTCATGTGTGATAAATGCATCCTCAATATCACTGCacttagtttcttttttttaaagaaaactgatgaCCGACCATGCCATGGGTTTGTAGCTCCGATGATGGTGCATTTTCTGCCACCTGCAGAAGATAAACAATGCAGATTAACTAGTTTTACAACAGGAATGCCCTTGCCAAAGCCATTAGCTTATCTCGTAAAAGAAAGCaacctaaataaaaacatcGACAAGCTTTACAGTGACAGCTTGCGTCCACCTATAAGCAACtatctatttgtttatttttgtcaatATAATCAACGACAGTATTATTACTGGTTAGAATGAAAACGGAGCCAGCCTCCGAGAAGCTTCTTTGCGTCTCAGCTCTGCTACAAGCTAACGAGTCTCTCTCAATTTCGGCTTCAGATTT
This region of Melanotaenia boesemani isolate fMelBoe1 chromosome 13, fMelBoe1.pri, whole genome shotgun sequence genomic DNA includes:
- the LOC121652204 gene encoding glutathione hydrolase 7 → MHNPAPEVVAAFPSGGVVDKDANPETTLGSAYSPVDYMSITSFPRLPEDDVTSGENTLKSRKEDDNVLSEQDTDPDLFLKSARLQRLPSSASDLASHDIASLRETSTDPFNEGCACQRDGLTVIITACLTFATGVTVALIMQIYFGDPQVFNQGAVVTDVAQCTSLGFDILGKQGSSVDAAIASALCLGIVHPHTSGIGGGGVMLVHDIRKNETRVIDFRETAPSAIHENMLLTNLNLKVGLLVGVPGMLSGMHQAHQLYGRMSWKNVVTMAADVARNGFNVTHDLAEALSKIKDQNMSGAFRDLFLPNGQAPLPGLFTRRLDLATVLDAVAVKGISEFYTGNVAQEMAAAVQARAGVLTEDDIGNYSTVIQKPAETTYQGHHVMAAPAPHAGVALITALNILEGYNITSQLPRSSTYHWIAEAVKIALGLASGLGDPMYDTSVLEIVAKMLSKSQASLLRQMINDSQAFPVSHYTLSFTLEDGATAAQVTVMGPDDHIVSVMSSLNKPFGSGIVTPSGILLNSQILDFSWPNKTLSSSPNPHNSLHPGKRPMSFLMPTAVRPAMGLCGTYVAVGSSNGERALSGITQVLMNVLSSRKNMSDSLAYGRLHPQLQPNTLLVDSEFLEDDVALLQAKGHKVEKMDILSLVEGTRRTNDLIIGVKDPRSADASALTMSNMP